The genome window TTGCCCTGATTGGGAAGGGAACCAACCGGTTTCTCTTTCAAGTGATCTGAACACAATCCCTAATCTTCCCCAACAACAACTTTTTCTTAGCAAGTCTTTTAAACCTTTTTCCCAAAATTTTCCCTCTTTTGATAGTAGCTCCCGTAATTACTTATACACCCTTAGGAGAAGCGTCGGGAATCGGAGTTCCCTCCTACAGCGTTCATGAAGCAGGGCGCGTTTTTTCAAAATGTAAACATATTTTCGGATTTTACTATAATTCCTAAAAAATCCAAGATTTTTTCACTTTTTTTCAAATTATGCAATTTTTCCTGCCTAAAATCGCGTCTTAAAAAAACAGTAGCGGGCATGAACTGCATTGTATCGCTTAATTTTACAAGACTCAGCATTTGATTAAGCCTTTTGGTAAATGTGAACGTGCCCAATCTGTTCGTTAGGAGGAAACTTCGTGGAGAAAGAAGATGACGTTCAATTAATTCGCAAAATTCTGTCAGGCGACGACGAGGCGTTTAACGCTTTAGTCCAAAAGTATGAAAAAAGTGTTCATACCCTTGTGTGGCGAAAAATAGGTGATTTTCACTACGCTGAAGAGATTACGCAAGACACTTTCCTCCAAGCATACGAAAAACTTTCGACGCTCAAGGACCCCAGTCAATTTGCTGGGTGGCTCTACGCCATTGTGAATCGACTTTGCATTGGTTGGATGCGAAAGCAAAAGCCTGCGATGCAACCGCTGGATGACACGTCTGTAAAAGCAATAGATAACTTAACTTACGAGCGTTATATATTGGATCAGCGCGAGGCAGAAGCAATTGAGCGTCGTTATGAAATCGTTGAAGAACTTCTGGCAAAACTGCCGGAGAGTGAACGCACGGTAATGACCCTCTACTATCTGGACGAAATGACAACAAAAGAAATAGGCGATTTCTTGAGTGTGCCGGTGAATACGATTGTGAGTCGGCTCCACCGGGCACGAAAGCGTTTACAAGAGAAAGGGGAATTTCTTCAAATGCCAAGTAATAATCAGCAACAGAATCTGGCAACGCAGATTAAAAACCACCATAGATCGGGCGAATTTGATAAGGCTTTAGAAATCAGTGCACGGACACTGAAATCCAATCCACCGAACTTAGAAGCTTATGGCTCTCGTTGGAAACTGATAGCCGAAATGTTTTCAGAGGAGGAGGCGAAAAAAAGGATTTGCCCTGAAATTGAAGCCTTGCTGAGAACATATCCAGAAACCTTGGAAGTGTTAGAGGCTGCCTATTGGGGATATAGACATCTTCCGGGTCTCGCCAAAAACGTCCCAAGCAGTCTGTTTGATAAGATACTGCAACACCCCCGAACCGAAATTTATCTGGCTGCATTGTTCGGGTTAGTTGAACGGAGCGAAGAGGCAGGTCAGAAGTGGCACTATTACCAGCGCGTCATTGATGAGTTCACCGTTCCAGATGTCCCAGTACTCTCATGGTATCTGTTAGCTTATGAAGAAATGCTGAGGTTAGCCGAGGCGGATCATTCTCTGGCAAACGATGATTACCTTGACGAACTTATTGATGGACTCTTGAAGGCACATCTTGCCATGTGCGAGGAGACACAGCAGTATTTCGGTTGGGCTTACACTACAGCAGTTGAATGGCGCCTGAAGTTTAACGTCCGATTAGACAAAGCTTATGAAATTTTAGATCATGCTGAAACCAGATTAGGGGAGGAAGAGGAACAGAAGTGGCTTGTCGAACACAACAAAGGATCTGTAGAAAAAGAGCACAAGAGGATATCGCGTTTACGCGCTGAAATCTATCTCCGGCAGGAGCGATGGAGAGAAGCACACGATGGATTTGTTGCAAACGCTCCGGATTGTTTGGAATCCCTCTGGGCAAGGTTCAACGAGAACACCATAAATTACTTTTGGATGTTGGGATGCTCAGCAGAAGGCATTGGGGAATGGGAAAAAGCAAAGCGTTACTACGCCGATGCTTACTTTGCACCTACACCTCACTGTGAAAAAGTAAGACATGACCATGATCCCATCCACTTTGCGCCTACACCTCGTGTGGAAAGTCGGACGGGCTTGGAACGCGTCTATCATCAAATAGAACGAGAGGAAACCACCGATACGTTTGAGGCGTTCCTCAAAGACACTGAAGCGGAATATCGGATTCGAGAAGGTGCTGATCGCGAAAAAATCCGTCAGAAACTTATCACGAACAGACTGAATCAGAAAGCGACAGATTTTCGGTTAGAAACTTTGACAGGAGAGATCTACACGCTATCAGCGATGTCTGGAAAGGTTGTTTTACTTGATGTTGGACCTTCATCGAACATAATGATCCCGGAAGTCAAGATCGTCTACGAGCGATTTAGCAAAAACGATGATGTCGTCGTCTTGGGAATCAACGATGGTGAACCCCCTCAAAAAGTGCGGAAATTTTTAGATGAACATCAGCCATCTTGGCCCGTTTTGCTTGATCCGCATGGGGAAGTGAGAAAGGCTTATCAGATTAGAGTACTCCCATGTTTTATCCTGATTGATAAGGTGGGCAATTGGCAATACAGTTGTAGTAGTCTGGGTCTCATAAACGGTCAGCCCTTAATTTGGATGATTGAAGCACTACTATCAGGTACGTGATACTGCAATGTTACCGTAATAAGGAGGAATTTATGCAACTTTCAAGTCGAACAATACTGGGTGCGTTTTTTGTTTTCTGTGCACTCGTTTCAGTGGCACTGTTCTCAACGCATCACACCAAACAGGACGTAACCTCACCTACTGCCCTCGGAACCGCATTCGCGGAAACCCCTGCTGAAGCGGACAGTAAAAAGCCAGACAATGTGCATCAACAAGATTTGGCAACGCAGATTAAAGTGCTTCATAAGTCGGGTGAATTTGATAAGGCTTTAGAAATCAGCAAACGCGTGCTAAAATCCGATCCACCGGATTTGGAGGCTTACGATGCTCGATGGAGATTGATAGCCAAAATGTTTTCAGAGGTGGATACCAAGAAAAGGATTCACTCTGAAATCGAAACGCTGCTGCGGACACACCCAGAAACCCCGGAAGTATTAGAGGCTGCCCACTGGGGATATAGGGACCTCCCCGGCGGGGTCAAGAATGTCCCAAACAGTTTGTTCGATAAGATGTTGCAATATCCCAAAACCGAACTTCATCTGCTCGCATTGTTAGGGTTCGCCGAACGGAGCGAAGATGCGTCTCAAAAGTGGCATTATTACCAGCGCGTCATTGATGAGTTTACCGCCTCAGATGTTCCAGAATTATCTTGGTATCTGTTAGCTTATGAAGAAATGATGTGGTTAGCCGAAGAGGACCGCTCTCTGGTAAGTGATGCCAAACTTGATGAACTTATCAATCGATACTTGAAAGCACATCTTTTCTATTGTCAGAAGACACAGCGGTGGTCCGGTTGGGCTCATACGATAGTAAGCAAATGGCGACTGAAGCTTAACATCCGATTAGATAAAGCGTTGGAAGATTTGGCGCGTGCTGAGATTAGATTAGGCGAAGCAGAGGAACAAACGTGGATTAAACGCCGGGGAGGGTCTATAGAAGAAAGGCAGAAAGACATCTCGCGCTTGCGTGCTGAAATATATCTCCAGCAGGAACGATGGCGAGAAGCGCATGACGGACTTCTCGCAAACGCACCCGATTTTTCGGAATCGTTGTGGGTGAGGTTCAACGAGCATGCCATCAATTATTTCTGGATGTTGGGCCAGTCGGCAGAAAGAATCGGTGAATGGGAAACCGCGAGACGCTACTATGCCGACGCATACTTTGCACCCAAACCTCACGTTGAAGCGCGTGCCGGATTGGAACGCGTCTATCATCAAACCACGCGAGGTGAGACCGCCGATACGTTTGAGGCATTCCTCAAAGACACCGAAGCCGAATACCGGATCCGAGAAACGGCGGATCTCGAAAAATTCCGTCAGGAATTTATCACGAAGAGACTGAATAAGAAAGCAACGGATTTTCGGTTAGAAACTCTGGAAGGGGAAACCTACTCGCTATCAGCAATGGCTGGAAAAGTTGTGCTGCTTGATGTTAGCGCATCATGGTGTGGTCCTTGCATTGGGGTAATGCCTGAAGTCAAACTCGTCTACAAGCACTTCAGCAAAAACGATGATGTTGTTGTCTTGGGAATCAACGATGGTGAAACTCCTGAACAGGTGCGGAAATTTTTAGATGAACATGAGCAGCCATGGCCCGTTCTACTCGACCAGCATCAAAAGGTGAGGAAGGCTTATCAGTTTAAAGGAATCCCATTTTTTATCCTGATTGATAAAGCAGGGAATTGGCAATACAGTTTTTTAGGTTCACATCTCATAAACGGTCAGCCTCTAATTTGGATGATTGAAGCCCTTCTCTCAGATTAGGCGATAATGCAATGTTCCTGACACTCATTCGGCGAGAATTGCTCGCCAATCTTATGACCTTCCGGTTTCTCGTTGCAATGGTTGTCACGCTGTTGCTGGTTGTTGCGAATACCGTCGTACTGATTGCCGATTATGAACGCCGCCTGATAAGCTACGATACCGCAGTGAAGGAACATCATCAGAAGTTTTTAAAAAGAGCAAGTACCTATTCGGAGGTAGAAGGAGAAATCCTCGTAGACCGCCCGCCTAATCCACTGAGTATTTTCAATGCTGGTCTGGATCGACGGCTTGGCAACTCCATCACTGTCAGTCATACCTTTGTGCCGACCCTTTGGGACACCAAATCCCACAGCGCAGATAATCCTTTCCTCAACCTATTTTCCAGTGTCGATCTCGTTTTGATCTTTCAGGTAATTCTCAGTCTACTGGCACTGCTTTTTGCTCACGATGCAATCGCCGGGGAACGGGAAGCAGGCACGCTCCGCTTGACGATGGCAAACCCCGTCAGTCGTCCTCTTATTCTGTTGGCAAAGTACATCAGTGCGATGGCTTGTCTGATTCTTCCGGTAGTCATGAGTTTGCTACTTGCGTTAATCTTATTTTCTGTGTCGGGATCAATTTCGCTGAGTGGGGATGATTGGCTGCGGATTAGTGGTATTTTGTTCACCTCAATCATCTATCTTTCCGTTTTCTATCTGATAGGATTGTTAATTTCCGTGGTCACTCGCCGAACTGCGACCGCATTGATGCTTTCAATGGTGATATGGAGTACCCTTGTCCTAATCTATCCAAGTTTGAGCGTATTCACGGTCAATCGACTTTGGCAAACCCCTTCTCAATTGGAAGCCGCCTATCGTGAAATCGAGCAGATCTGGGAAGCGTTTGAAAGAGAGCAGACAGATTTCTTGCGGAACGATAGCGTTGAAGGGGAAGATCCGAATTTCAATGTACCGCCTTCAGGAAGTTACGGTGCGTATCAGACCTCCGACCCGATAACACTCAAGTATGCTAAGGTAGAAACCCGCCTTTGGACGCGTATCGATCCAGATTCAGAACCACAGATTCCTTATGTCAAAGCTTACTTTCAATTCTCAGAACCGCGACGGATCCGCGCAGCAGAGAGAACGTGGCAGGTTCGACAAAAAGCGTTAGATCGTGTCTACGTTCGCAAAGCAAATGTGGCGAAAAATCTGATGCGACTTTCACCGGCGGCAATGTATGATTTCGCAACCGAAGCGTGGGCAGGAACAGATTTCTACGGCATTGAGAATTTTATCACAACAACCCAACAGTACCGGCAAACGATTATCAATTATTTCTATGATAAGGAAGCCTTTTCCTCCCGAAAGTGGTTCTCTATTGACCAAGGAAAGGTTGATTGGAGCGATTTACCTCAGTTTTCTTATCATCGTACAGATGTTTCAACCAACGTAAAGCATGCCAGTGGGGATATTGCCTGCCTGTTTCTCATTAACGTTGTGCTGTTTATGGCGACATTTTTAATTTTTGTGCGGCAGGAAGTGTAGGATAGTTTTCAGTTATCAGTTATCGGTTGTCAGTTAAGAGATGTTTTGGTTAAGTCAAAATCCTCTTATAACGGATAACCGAGGTCTGACATACACTAACGCAAGGACGAGGATACTAGAGGAAACACCCCAGCAAAAACACCCTCGTCAGCGGCGGTGAGAGTTTTGATCGCTAAACAACTGTCTACATATTTTCAGGTTTTACTATAGCCCCCTAAATCCCCCTTATCAGGGGGACTTTAATCGGAAATGCATAAGTTCTACAGTTAAAAGAACTTTTGGAAAACTTAGCCAAAACTCGCAGCCCCAACCAACGGGCCGGGGCGGGTTCCGGAAACGAACATCTGTTGCTAAGCCTTACCTGACCGCACCGCAAGGAAAATTAAAAAATGATTTGGCACATTACAAAACGCGAACTCTATGACCACCTGAACAGTCTGCGGTTTGCCTTCACAACGGTATTGCTTATTGGACTGATGATCGTCAACGCGATCGGATATCTTGGCGAATACACAGCGCAATCAACGGCATATCAGAAAAAAGTCTCAGCGTCTTTAGATAAAATGAGGTCCAATGCAGAAAGTCTGTATAACCTGCTCACAGAAGGCCCCGGTACGCTTTACAAAAAACCGTGTTCACTCTCCTTTTGTGCGAACGGCGGTGAAACATTTATACCCGAATCCGCTGATGGCGTTGGCGAAGGTTTGTTTATGACATCAAGTCGTTTTTCAATCAGTACGACCTGGCGAATGAAATACCCACAATCCAATCCAAGTCTATGGGATCTTATGCCGGATTACACGAACGTTGATTGGGGAGATATAATCTCCATGGCATTGAGTTTAGTTGCGATCCTGTTCACTTTCGACGCGATCTCTTCGGAGCAAGAACGCGGCACCTTACGGCTGACGCTATCCAACAGCATCTCACGTGGCACTGTCCTGGTAAGCAAATTTCTTGCAGCATTAATAACTATCAGTATCCCTTTTTTAATAGCCGCATTAATTAACCTTTTTCTGCTTTACACTTCAGGCAGTGTTCCATTGGAAGCAAGCGAGTGGGGACGATTGGGAGTTATCATTCTTATCGCTTTTGTTTACGTGTCAATCTTTCTCGGGTTGGGATTGCTCATATCCTCTCGTGTGAGCAGTTCGTCAATAAGCCTCATGATTCTTCTACTGGTTTGGGTTGTTTGGGTCGTCCTTCTACCCTCCACAATCGGCGCGCTTACCAGTGGCTTACAGCCGACAATGACGCATAACGAACTTGCCGCCCGTCGACAGTCTCTGGGTTCTCGTTTTTTTGAGCAGTACGACGAACTTTGGCGTAAAACACCCTCGCGAGAGATTCCAGCAACAGAGGAAACATTATTGTGGTCGAAATACCTCACCGAAGATGCGAGAGACAACGAGAGATTGAATGAAGAACACTTGGACGCTCAGATTGCTCAGGTTCAATTTTCGAGATCCATAACCCGTATATCGCCTGCGTCAAGCGTCCGCTATGCCATTGAATCTCTTGCTGGCACCGGTTTCACACGGCATGTCCAATTTTTAGAGCAGGTGCGCCGATATGCCGGTGAATTCAGAACGTTTCTCATCGAAACCGATCGTGCCGACCGAGAAAGTCCACATGCACTCGGACCCAAGGAGGGGACATCACAAAAGCCGGTGCGCTTTGAATCAATTCCTAAATTTGAGGACCGCATTAGTTTCGGTGGAATATACAATGCTGCAGCTACGGACATTCTGTTATTATTGCTGTTTTTTGTAGTGTTATTCGCAGGTGCGTTTCTTTCCTTCCTCCGTGTTGATGTTTAGAGTGTTCCGCCACCTTATCCGTTTCAATCAGTGAAAAGTGAAAAAATCCAGATTTTTTTACTTTTTTTCAGATTATGCAATGTTTTCCATCTAAAATTTCGTCTTTAATGGTAACGGATATGAACTGGACCCTATTGTGTAATTTTAACCCAAGTTACCACTTTTTTATTCACATAGCACCCCTAATGAAGATTAAGAATTTAATCGGGTAATGTGTAATGGTAATTGTCTGAATCGCGGATTACACGGAGGACGCAGAGGACGCGGAAATTGAGGGGCGCGGTGTTCACTGTCTGAACTGTGATTTGTGTGATTCAATGATTTATAGGATTATAGGATCTCTTTGATTGAGAATTGTGCTTTATAGAATTACCCAAATATTTTATTAAACTTCATACGGGGTATAAAGAGCAAGTTTTGCTTGAGAAATCTATGTTTAAACGTCCAAGATCTATTAGGTAGCAACTTGGGTTAATTTTAAAAGACTCAGCATTTGATTAAACCTTTTGATGAATGCGACACAATCCAATCTGTTTGTTAGGAGGAGACCTTGTGGAAAGGGAAGACGACGTTCAACTGATTCACAGAATTTTATTGGGCGACGATGAGGCGTTCAACATTTTGGTCCGAAAGCATCAAAAGAGCGTTCACGCGCTCGTGTGGCAGAAGATCGGTGATTTTCACCATGCTGAAGAGGTTACCCAAGATATCTTCCTTCAAGCATATAAAAAACTTTCAACACTTAAGGATCCCAATCAATTTGCTGGATGGCTCTATGCCGTCGCAAATCGGCTTTGCATTGATTGGATGCGAAAGCAAAAACCTGCGACGCAACCACTGGATGATGCCTCTGTAAAAATAATAGATAACTTAACGTACGAGCATTACATATCGGA of Candidatus Poribacteria bacterium contains these proteins:
- a CDS encoding sigma-70 family RNA polymerase sigma factor, with amino-acid sequence MEKEDDVQLIRKILSGDDEAFNALVQKYEKSVHTLVWRKIGDFHYAEEITQDTFLQAYEKLSTLKDPSQFAGWLYAIVNRLCIGWMRKQKPAMQPLDDTSVKAIDNLTYERYILDQREAEAIERRYEIVEELLAKLPESERTVMTLYYLDEMTTKEIGDFLSVPVNTIVSRLHRARKRLQEKGEFLQMPSNNQQQNLATQIKNHHRSGEFDKALEISARTLKSNPPNLEAYGSRWKLIAEMFSEEEAKKRICPEIEALLRTYPETLEVLEAAYWGYRHLPGLAKNVPSSLFDKILQHPRTEIYLAALFGLVERSEEAGQKWHYYQRVIDEFTVPDVPVLSWYLLAYEEMLRLAEADHSLANDDYLDELIDGLLKAHLAMCEETQQYFGWAYTTAVEWRLKFNVRLDKAYEILDHAETRLGEEEEQKWLVEHNKGSVEKEHKRISRLRAEIYLRQERWREAHDGFVANAPDCLESLWARFNENTINYFWMLGCSAEGIGEWEKAKRYYADAYFAPTPHCEKVRHDHDPIHFAPTPRVESRTGLERVYHQIEREETTDTFEAFLKDTEAEYRIREGADREKIRQKLITNRLNQKATDFRLETLTGEIYTLSAMSGKVVLLDVGPSSNIMIPEVKIVYERFSKNDDVVVLGINDGEPPQKVRKFLDEHQPSWPVLLDPHGEVRKAYQIRVLPCFILIDKVGNWQYSCSSLGLINGQPLIWMIEALLSGT
- a CDS encoding ABC transporter permease subunit; this translates as MIWHITKRELYDHLNSLRFAFTTVLLIGLMIVNAIGYLGEYTAQSTAYQKKVSASLDKMRSNAESLYNLLTEGPGTLYKKPCSLSFCANGGETFIPESADGVGEGLFMTSSRFSISTTWRMKYPQSNPSLWDLMPDYTNVDWGDIISMALSLVAILFTFDAISSEQERGTLRLTLSNSISRGTVLVSKFLAALITISIPFLIAALINLFLLYTSGSVPLEASEWGRLGVIILIAFVYVSIFLGLGLLISSRVSSSSISLMILLLVWVVWVVLLPSTIGALTSGLQPTMTHNELAARRQSLGSRFFEQYDELWRKTPSREIPATEETLLWSKYLTEDARDNERLNEEHLDAQIAQVQFSRSITRISPASSVRYAIESLAGTGFTRHVQFLEQVRRYAGEFRTFLIETDRADRESPHALGPKEGTSQKPVRFESIPKFEDRISFGGIYNAAATDILLLLLFFVVLFAGAFLSFLRVDV
- a CDS encoding ABC transporter permease subunit, encoding MFLTLIRRELLANLMTFRFLVAMVVTLLLVVANTVVLIADYERRLISYDTAVKEHHQKFLKRASTYSEVEGEILVDRPPNPLSIFNAGLDRRLGNSITVSHTFVPTLWDTKSHSADNPFLNLFSSVDLVLIFQVILSLLALLFAHDAIAGEREAGTLRLTMANPVSRPLILLAKYISAMACLILPVVMSLLLALILFSVSGSISLSGDDWLRISGILFTSIIYLSVFYLIGLLISVVTRRTATALMLSMVIWSTLVLIYPSLSVFTVNRLWQTPSQLEAAYREIEQIWEAFEREQTDFLRNDSVEGEDPNFNVPPSGSYGAYQTSDPITLKYAKVETRLWTRIDPDSEPQIPYVKAYFQFSEPRRIRAAERTWQVRQKALDRVYVRKANVAKNLMRLSPAAMYDFATEAWAGTDFYGIENFITTTQQYRQTIINYFYDKEAFSSRKWFSIDQGKVDWSDLPQFSYHRTDVSTNVKHASGDIACLFLINVVLFMATFLIFVRQEV
- a CDS encoding TlpA disulfide reductase family protein; translated protein: MQLSSRTILGAFFVFCALVSVALFSTHHTKQDVTSPTALGTAFAETPAEADSKKPDNVHQQDLATQIKVLHKSGEFDKALEISKRVLKSDPPDLEAYDARWRLIAKMFSEVDTKKRIHSEIETLLRTHPETPEVLEAAHWGYRDLPGGVKNVPNSLFDKMLQYPKTELHLLALLGFAERSEDASQKWHYYQRVIDEFTASDVPELSWYLLAYEEMMWLAEEDRSLVSDAKLDELINRYLKAHLFYCQKTQRWSGWAHTIVSKWRLKLNIRLDKALEDLARAEIRLGEAEEQTWIKRRGGSIEERQKDISRLRAEIYLQQERWREAHDGLLANAPDFSESLWVRFNEHAINYFWMLGQSAERIGEWETARRYYADAYFAPKPHVEARAGLERVYHQTTRGETADTFEAFLKDTEAEYRIRETADLEKFRQEFITKRLNKKATDFRLETLEGETYSLSAMAGKVVLLDVSASWCGPCIGVMPEVKLVYKHFSKNDDVVVLGINDGETPEQVRKFLDEHEQPWPVLLDQHQKVRKAYQFKGIPFFILIDKAGNWQYSFLGSHLINGQPLIWMIEALLSD